CGACCTGGCGATACCTGGCCCGAAATGATGAAACGGATATTTTTCCTCCCAGAGATTTGTCTACTGGTAGTTCCTTTCGCCCCTCTCTGACTCAAAGGTTTGAGTTTTCAGCAATCAACTCCAAAAATCCTATTCATATTACGCCCTATATTTTGGGGGGAATGGCTCGGACTACAGAATATATTCCTAATCCTGAATCTTACCATACCCAGACTGCTATAAAAAAGGAAGTTGGTCTGGATGCGAAAATTGCCTTGAGTAGTAATGCGACTTTAGATGTTTCGCTCAATACTGACTTTGCACAAGTAGAAGCAGATGATCAGCAGATAAATCTGAGTAGGTTAAATATATTCTTTCCAGAAAAACGACTCTTCTTCCAGGAAAGAGCAGGTTTGTTTGATTTCAATTTTGGAAGCTATGATAAATTATTTCACAGTCGGAGGATAGGTATTGTAAATGGGGCTCAGACCAGGATTTTTGGAGGCTTAAGAGCCGTAGGAAAATTTGGAAATTGGGAGAGCGGCTTTCTATCAATGCAAACGGCGGCACATGAGGAGCTTGGTTCTGAGAATTTCACAGTATTTCGACTCAGAAAAAGAGTGTGGAATGAAAATTCGAACATTGGCTTAATCTATACGAATCGTGCCGACTTTAAGGGGGATTTTAATTCTGTCTATGGGCTTGATGCAAATATCCGCTTTCTTCCGCAAAACTTTCTCTCCTTTAGATGGGCTCAAAGTTTTACGGATGGGCAAGAGAATAAGCTCAACTCTTTAGATGCAAGTAAGTTTTATGTAGAAGTGGCCAAACGCTCACAAAAAGGCTTTACCTATAATGTCAATTATGGTAGGTCCGGAAAAGAGTTTGTCCCGGGTATAGGATTTGAGCATCGACATGATTTCCAGAAACTGGCTGCAAATCTTTCCTACAATATGTTTCCCTCAAGGGAGTCAAAGATTGTGCAATCGGGGCCTTACATCCTGGCTGATTTGACCTGGGGAAATGAAAACAGGATTTTGGAATCCAGATTTATTCACCTGGGGTACAATGTGCTGAGTAAATCAGGCTATAGCTTCGATCTTCTCTTACAGGCAGATGCAGAGGAACTTCTATATGAATTGCCGCTGACTCATGATATTGCTTTAGAACGTGGAAAATATCAATTCAATTCTCTCCATGCTTCAGTTAGTAGCCCGAGTTCGCAAGGCTTCTCCTATTTTGCCAGTCTTTCGAGCGGAGGTTTTTATCATGGTAAAAAGAGTACCATTCTGTTTGCACCGGCAGTCAATATTACCCCTGATTTGATTCTGGAAGGAAATTATGAATACAATCTTCTCCATTTTCCCTCTGAAGCCGCAGCTATTCATGTACAATTGAGTAGGCTAAAATTCCTGTACACCTTTAGCACCAAATTGAGCCTTAGTGCCCAATTACAACATAATAACGTTTCCAAATCTTATCTGGCCAGTTTGAGGCTCCGCTTCAATCCCAAAGAAGGCAATGACTTCTATCTCGTCTATAATGGGGGACTCAATCAACAGACTGATCGCCGGAGTCCCTGGTTAGCCATGAGCAGCACACAAACGATTTTCCTCAAGTATAGCCATAGCTTTCATTTATAATTCAATAGGATTTACCTCAATTTTATCAAAAATATGATAGTTACAGATCTACAAAAGCAAGAGTATGATGAGAATACAGCCCACTACCTGGGGCTTGTACCGGAAGGAGAACTCCTGGACTTAATGCAAAAGCATATGTTGTTTTGCATAGAGTTTTTCTCCAAGATTCCCGAAGACAAATGGGCGTATCGGTATGCCCCCAATAAGTGGAGTGTTCAGGAGGTTTTACAGCACATGATCGATACAGAACGGATTTTTGCCTATCGGGCGCTAAGATTTGCACGAAATGACCAAAGCCATCTGCCGGGATTCGAAGTAGATGATTATGTGTCGCCTGCTAAAGTTCATTTACGTCCCGTTAAGGATATGATCGAAGAGTACCGCTTTTTAAAAATGTCGAATATTCAGTTCTTCAAGAGTCTTGACAGGGAGA
The nucleotide sequence above comes from Bacteroidia bacterium. Encoded proteins:
- a CDS encoding DUF5916 domain-containing protein codes for the protein MKTHHTSQTDTQKPLAKHSIFSRIVKLIRVLFISTTYLKSSYRLLSLNRQTQAKLSPDKDINAQQNRNVYERYGRLPQALVLFKMLALLFCTSQTVYAQNQILQAQKIDHQIILDGKVTEQEWANVEIIPLSQKVPNAGDPPTQKTEIRLAYDEDYLYLSGRMFDSEVDKIVANSKKRDDFTENSEWCGLLIDSYNDRENALAFFVTPTASKLDMALANDIQGLGAFNLSWNAYWDAAVTRTEEGWFAEMRIPWTTLPFEEKEGKVIMGITTWRYLARNDETDIFPPRDLSTGSSFRPSLTQRFEFSAINSKNPIHITPYILGGMARTTEYIPNPESYHTQTAIKKEVGLDAKIALSSNATLDVSLNTDFAQVEADDQQINLSRLNIFFPEKRLFFQERAGLFDFNFGSYDKLFHSRRIGIVNGAQTRIFGGLRAVGKFGNWESGFLSMQTAAHEELGSENFTVFRLRKRVWNENSNIGLIYTNRADFKGDFNSVYGLDANIRFLPQNFLSFRWAQSFTDGQENKLNSLDASKFYVEVAKRSQKGFTYNVNYGRSGKEFVPGIGFEHRHDFQKLAANLSYNMFPSRESKIVQSGPYILADLTWGNENRILESRFIHLGYNVLSKSGYSFDLLLQADAEELLYELPLTHDIALERGKYQFNSLHASVSSPSSQGFSYFASLSSGGFYHGKKSTILFAPAVNITPDLILEGNYEYNLLHFPSEAAAIHVQLSRLKFLYTFSTKLSLSAQLQHNNVSKSYLASLRLRFNPKEGNDFYLVYNGGLNQQTDRRSPWLAMSSTQTIFLKYSHSFHL
- a CDS encoding DinB family protein, which translates into the protein MIVTDLQKQEYDENTAHYLGLVPEGELLDLMQKHMLFCIEFFSKIPEDKWAYRYAPNKWSVQEVLQHMIDTERIFAYRALRFARNDQSHLPGFEVDDYVSPAKVHLRPVKDMIEEYRFLKMSNIQFFKSLDREMLLRSGMASGYEISVRAIGFKLIGHEIHHTKVLVERYLS